Proteins encoded together in one Venturia canescens isolate UGA chromosome 10, ASM1945775v1, whole genome shotgun sequence window:
- the fmt gene encoding serine/threonine-protein phosphatase 6 regulatory subunit 3 isoform X3, with translation MFWANIYALSPHLDALLKKEDVSLQELMDQEDIVPECKSQNKILVDYLSRPEIMKELVTLTTKEPSTETDERSRYKYSNIACELLTCNVPSLNEKLAGDETLLAKLYSFLDTDEPLNPLLASFFSKTIGALLTRRSDQNWYSYQFMCFNVLEFTKSRENCVDRLLQHLETSAIMDLVLKLVTKVEGSDMRLNVLNWLDNEKLVQRVIKLLSPTVNSEKHANASQLLCDMIKLARYFRITCTERTDPDPILITLEKEDTVSLLFETILTGEPVESSIVGGIQVLLVLLGHETANIGNEEETQGNGTGEEITNKESRMKIQNATLPYLEPLQKLLLNPPPKPPVKTTAGLLTSPLGNTRLHVAKLLVALLYNENIGIFKRLAQLGTFQILLDLFFKYSWNNFLHTQVEQCLASVINSEWGENAETVYSHMIVECKLISRLLDAWNQNSNTQNKETNVRQGYMGHLIKIVRNIVKQCKKNEILDEYLKTNLSAECAKQWEELITTELTMISKTQELELGGKPQPYMSGSDDPNDEYNSYGQDAYVQQVYANYQGQSMTPNFIEHCGFHDDEFNDRDDALHNSIDQLTTIPFTVNEEDLDKGEDLFNKICQQKQKAGLDESGGAVEWGDEGELTFQTVIDKRDWPLKQQHQDSNSSDEDEDTREMNMEPDSTDPWGSSNDQFPSVLPRVNPWDVAPADPPEYAGGWANFDNFETTLNMEGLKISEPPNQVSELTSASSESPMIIESATSLEPLELTVTSESSTSINKIAEKILQLEETSVIEIVTIQEQSQKAQISHAPAKTQDTAVPSYWEIQKIPEQSTKDDGTTDEKTEDIEKALETAANIKKVPETIVNTEKSSVKCENIEKASEKSQSIDVVMKQGPNPVEKTSEKSSNEKSPDKQEKISENIPALETTIDSSSDVEPVVQTVPADSNKPDEPTKVEEPEKRDKPQTML, from the exons TTTGAGCAGGCCTGAAATAATGAAGGAGTTGGTGACTCTTACAACGAAAGAGCCATCGACTGAAACTGATGAAAGGAGTCGTTACAAATATTCAAACATTGCCTGCGAATTACTCACTTGTAATGTTCCATCCTTGAACGAAAAACTTGCTGGTGATGAAACTCTGTTGGCGAAACTTTATTCTTTCCTTGACACGGATGAGCCTTTGAATCCGTTGCTCGCTTCGTTTTTCAGTAAAACAATCGGAGCTCTTCTTACACGAAGAAGCGATCAG AATTGGTATTCTTACCAATTCATGTGTTTCAACGTTTTAGAATTTACAAAGAGTCGCGAGAACTGTGTCGATCGATTGTTGCAGCATTTAGAAACATCTGCTATAATGGATTTGGTATTAAAACTTGTGACTAAAGTTGAAGGCAGCGATATGCGATTGAACGTACTTAAC TGGTTGGACAACGAAAAACTTGTGCAAAGGGTTATAAAGCTACTTTCACCCACAGTCAATTCTGAGAAACATGCGAATGCATCTCAATTGCTCTGTGATATGATTAAGTTGGCGCGATACTTCCGAATCACGTGCACCGAACGCACTGATCCTGATCCCATTTTAATTACGCTGGAGAA GGAGGATACTGTGAGTCTATTGTTTGAAACTATATTAACCGGTGAACCAGTCGAAAGTAGCATCGTTGGAGGTATCCAAGTTCTTTTGGTACTTTTGGGTCACGAAACAGCCAA CATTGGAAATGAAGAGGAAACACAAGGTAATGGTACTGGCGAAGAAATCACTAACAAGGAGAGTCGAATGAAAATCCAAAACGCCACACTGCCGTATTTGGAACCACTTCAAAAACTTCTACTGAACCCACCGCCT AAACCTCCTGTAAAAACAACAGCCGGCCTGTTGACTAGCCCCTTAGGAAATACTCGCCTTCATGTAGCAAAATTACTCGTTGCACTACTTTACAACGAAAACATTGGAATATTTAAGAGGCTTGCGCAACTTGGAACATTCCAGATATTGTTG gacttatttttcaaatattcctgGAACAATTTCCTGCACACTCAAGTAGAGCAATGTCTAGCATCAGTAATAAACAGCGAATGGGGGGAAAATGCTGAAACTGTTTATTCACAC ATGATCGTCGAGTGCAAATTGATAAGTCGCTTGTTGGATGCATGGAACCAAAATTCGAATACACA gAATAAGGAAACTAATGTCCGGCAGGGTTACATGGGACATCTTATTAAAATTGTTAGAAATATCGTTAAACAATGcaaaaagaatgaaattttggacgaatatttaaaaaccaatttAAGTGCGGAATGTGCCAAGCAGTGGGAGGAACTGATCACCACAGAATTGACAATGATCAGTAAAACTCAAGAGCTCGAATTG GGTGGCAAACCACAGCCGTACATGTCCGGGTCGGACGATCCCAACGACGAATACAATTCATATGGTCAGGATGCGTACGTGCAACAAGTTTATGCGAATTATCAAGGACAATCAATGACACCGAATTTCATAGAGCACTGTGGTTTCCATGACGACGAATTTAACGATCGAGACGATGCCTTACA CAACTCAATCGACCAACTCACAACAATACCGTTCACTGTGAACGAAGAAGATCTTGATAAAGGCGAGGACCTGTTCAACAAA ATTTGTCAGCAGAAACAAAAAGCCGGCTTGGATGAAAGTGGTGGAGCCGTTGAATGGGGAGACGAGGGTGAATTAACATTCCAAACGGTCATAGACAAACGCGATTGGCCCTTAAAACAGCAACATCAGGATTCAAATTCCtcggacgaagacgaagataCTCGAGAAATGAACATGGAACCTGATTCGACAGATC CTTGGGGCTCATCGAATGATCAATTCCCAAGCGTTTTACCACGAGTAAATCCTTGGGACGTAGCACCCGCAGATCCGCCTGAATACGCAGGAGGTTGGGccaattttgataattttgagACAACGTTGAACATGGAAGGTTTAAAAATAAGTGAGCCGCCGAATCAAGTAAGCGAGCTCACTTCGGCTTCCTCCGAGTCTCCAATGATAATAGAATCTGCAACGTCGTTGGAACCTCTCGAATTAACAGTAACTTCGGAAAGCTCCAcgagtataaataaaattgcagaaaaaatattacaacTTGAAGAAACGTCGGTGATCGAAATTGTTACAATACAAGAGCAATCACAGAAAGCTCAAATATCTCATGCTCCTGCTAAAACTCAAGATACAGCTGTTCCGAGTTATTGGGAGATACAAAAAATCCCCGAGCAGTCCACCAAGGATGATGGGACAACAGATGAAAAGACAGAAGACATCGAAAAAGCGTTGGAAACTGCcgcaaatataaaaaaagtacCAGAAACAATTGTGAATACCGAAAAAAGCTCTGTAAAAtgtgaaaacattgaaaaagccTCAGAAAAATCGCAAAGCATCGATGTGGTAATGAAACAAGGTCCGAACCCTGTTGAAAAAACATCGGAGAAATCTTCGAACGAGAAAAGCCCTGACAAACAAgagaaaatttcggaaaatattCCTGCACTCGAAACAACTATCGATAGCTCATCGGACGTTGAACCCGTTGTACAAACAGTCCCTGCAGATTCGAACAAACCTGACGAACCGACAAAAGTCGAAGAGCCAGAAAAGCGAGATAAGCCACAAACGATGCTGTAA
- the fmt gene encoding serine/threonine-protein phosphatase 6 regulatory subunit 3 isoform X2: MFWANIYALSPHLDALLKKEDVSLQELMDQEDIVPECKSQNKILVDYLSRPEIMKELVTLTTKEPSTETDERSRYKYSNIACELLTCNVPSLNEKLAGDETLLAKLYSFLDTDEPLNPLLASFFSKTIGALLTRRSDQNWYSYQFMCFNVLEFTKSRENCVDRLLQHLETSAIMDLVLKLVTKVEGSDMRLNVLNWLDNEKLVQRVIKLLSPTVNSEKHANASQLLCDMIKLARYFRITCTERTDPDPILITLEKEDTVSLLFETILTGEPVESSIVGGIQVLLVLLGHETANIGNEEETQGNGTGEEITNKESRMKIQNATLPYLEPLQKLLLNPPPKPPVKTTAGLLTSPLGNTRLHVAKLLVALLYNENIGIFKRLAQLGTFQILLDLFFKYSWNNFLHTQVEQCLASVINSEWGENAETVYSHMIVECKLISRLLDAWNQNSNTQNKETNVRQGYMGHLIKIVRNIVKQCKKNEILDEYLKTNLSAECAKQWEELITTELTMISKTQELELGGKPQPYMSGSDDPNDEYNSYGQDAYVQQVYANYQGQSMTPNFIEHCGFHDDEFNDRDDALQLSNSIDQLTTIPFTVNEEDLDKGEDLFNKICQQKQKAGLDESGGAVEWGDEGELTFQTVIDKRDWPLKQQHQDSNSSDEDEDTREMNMEPDSTDPWGSSNDQFPSVLPRVNPWDVAPADPPEYAGGWANFDNFETTLNMEGLKISEPPNQVSELTSASSESPMIIESATSLEPLELTVTSESSTSINKIAEKILQLEETSVIEIVTIQEQSQKAQISHAPAKTQDTAVPSYWEIQKIPEQSTKDDGTTDEKTEDIEKALETAANIKKVPETIVNTEKSSVKCENIEKASEKSQSIDVVMKQGPNPVEKTSEKSSNEKSPDKQEKISENIPALETTIDSSSDVEPVVQTVPADSNKPDEPTKVEEPEKRDKPQTML; this comes from the exons TTTGAGCAGGCCTGAAATAATGAAGGAGTTGGTGACTCTTACAACGAAAGAGCCATCGACTGAAACTGATGAAAGGAGTCGTTACAAATATTCAAACATTGCCTGCGAATTACTCACTTGTAATGTTCCATCCTTGAACGAAAAACTTGCTGGTGATGAAACTCTGTTGGCGAAACTTTATTCTTTCCTTGACACGGATGAGCCTTTGAATCCGTTGCTCGCTTCGTTTTTCAGTAAAACAATCGGAGCTCTTCTTACACGAAGAAGCGATCAG AATTGGTATTCTTACCAATTCATGTGTTTCAACGTTTTAGAATTTACAAAGAGTCGCGAGAACTGTGTCGATCGATTGTTGCAGCATTTAGAAACATCTGCTATAATGGATTTGGTATTAAAACTTGTGACTAAAGTTGAAGGCAGCGATATGCGATTGAACGTACTTAAC TGGTTGGACAACGAAAAACTTGTGCAAAGGGTTATAAAGCTACTTTCACCCACAGTCAATTCTGAGAAACATGCGAATGCATCTCAATTGCTCTGTGATATGATTAAGTTGGCGCGATACTTCCGAATCACGTGCACCGAACGCACTGATCCTGATCCCATTTTAATTACGCTGGAGAA GGAGGATACTGTGAGTCTATTGTTTGAAACTATATTAACCGGTGAACCAGTCGAAAGTAGCATCGTTGGAGGTATCCAAGTTCTTTTGGTACTTTTGGGTCACGAAACAGCCAA CATTGGAAATGAAGAGGAAACACAAGGTAATGGTACTGGCGAAGAAATCACTAACAAGGAGAGTCGAATGAAAATCCAAAACGCCACACTGCCGTATTTGGAACCACTTCAAAAACTTCTACTGAACCCACCGCCT AAACCTCCTGTAAAAACAACAGCCGGCCTGTTGACTAGCCCCTTAGGAAATACTCGCCTTCATGTAGCAAAATTACTCGTTGCACTACTTTACAACGAAAACATTGGAATATTTAAGAGGCTTGCGCAACTTGGAACATTCCAGATATTGTTG gacttatttttcaaatattcctgGAACAATTTCCTGCACACTCAAGTAGAGCAATGTCTAGCATCAGTAATAAACAGCGAATGGGGGGAAAATGCTGAAACTGTTTATTCACAC ATGATCGTCGAGTGCAAATTGATAAGTCGCTTGTTGGATGCATGGAACCAAAATTCGAATACACA gAATAAGGAAACTAATGTCCGGCAGGGTTACATGGGACATCTTATTAAAATTGTTAGAAATATCGTTAAACAATGcaaaaagaatgaaattttggacgaatatttaaaaaccaatttAAGTGCGGAATGTGCCAAGCAGTGGGAGGAACTGATCACCACAGAATTGACAATGATCAGTAAAACTCAAGAGCTCGAATTG GGTGGCAAACCACAGCCGTACATGTCCGGGTCGGACGATCCCAACGACGAATACAATTCATATGGTCAGGATGCGTACGTGCAACAAGTTTATGCGAATTATCAAGGACAATCAATGACACCGAATTTCATAGAGCACTGTGGTTTCCATGACGACGAATTTAACGATCGAGACGATGCCTTACA GCTTAGCAACTCAATCGACCAACTCACAACAATACCGTTCACTGTGAACGAAGAAGATCTTGATAAAGGCGAGGACCTGTTCAACAAA ATTTGTCAGCAGAAACAAAAAGCCGGCTTGGATGAAAGTGGTGGAGCCGTTGAATGGGGAGACGAGGGTGAATTAACATTCCAAACGGTCATAGACAAACGCGATTGGCCCTTAAAACAGCAACATCAGGATTCAAATTCCtcggacgaagacgaagataCTCGAGAAATGAACATGGAACCTGATTCGACAGATC CTTGGGGCTCATCGAATGATCAATTCCCAAGCGTTTTACCACGAGTAAATCCTTGGGACGTAGCACCCGCAGATCCGCCTGAATACGCAGGAGGTTGGGccaattttgataattttgagACAACGTTGAACATGGAAGGTTTAAAAATAAGTGAGCCGCCGAATCAAGTAAGCGAGCTCACTTCGGCTTCCTCCGAGTCTCCAATGATAATAGAATCTGCAACGTCGTTGGAACCTCTCGAATTAACAGTAACTTCGGAAAGCTCCAcgagtataaataaaattgcagaaaaaatattacaacTTGAAGAAACGTCGGTGATCGAAATTGTTACAATACAAGAGCAATCACAGAAAGCTCAAATATCTCATGCTCCTGCTAAAACTCAAGATACAGCTGTTCCGAGTTATTGGGAGATACAAAAAATCCCCGAGCAGTCCACCAAGGATGATGGGACAACAGATGAAAAGACAGAAGACATCGAAAAAGCGTTGGAAACTGCcgcaaatataaaaaaagtacCAGAAACAATTGTGAATACCGAAAAAAGCTCTGTAAAAtgtgaaaacattgaaaaagccTCAGAAAAATCGCAAAGCATCGATGTGGTAATGAAACAAGGTCCGAACCCTGTTGAAAAAACATCGGAGAAATCTTCGAACGAGAAAAGCCCTGACAAACAAgagaaaatttcggaaaatattCCTGCACTCGAAACAACTATCGATAGCTCATCGGACGTTGAACCCGTTGTACAAACAGTCCCTGCAGATTCGAACAAACCTGACGAACCGACAAAAGTCGAAGAGCCAGAAAAGCGAGATAAGCCACAAACGATGCTGTAA
- the fmt gene encoding serine/threonine-protein phosphatase 6 regulatory subunit 3 isoform X1, producing the protein MFWANIYALSPHLDALLKKEDVSLQELMDQEDIVPECKSQNKILVDYLSRPEIMKELVTLTTKEPSTETDERSRYKYSNIACELLTCNVPSLNEKLAGDETLLAKLYSFLDTDEPLNPLLASFFSKTIGALLTRRSDQNWYSYQFMCFNVLEFTKSRENCVDRLLQHLETSAIMDLVLKLVTKVEGSDMRLNVLNWLDNEKLVQRVIKLLSPTVNSEKHANASQLLCDMIKLARYFRITCTERTDPDPILITLEKEDTVSLLFETILTGEPVESSIVGGIQVLLVLLGHETANIGNEEETQGNGTGEEITNKESRMKIQNATLPYLEPLQKLLLNPPPKPPVKTTAGLLTSPLGNTRLHVAKLLVALLYNENIGIFKRLAQLGTFQILLDLFFKYSWNNFLHTQVEQCLASVINSEWGENAETVYSHMIVECKLISRLLDAWNQNSNTQNKETNVRQGYMGHLIKIVRNIVKQCKKNEILDEYLKTNLSAECAKQWEELITTELTMISKTQELELGGKPQPYMSGSDDPNDEYNSYGQDAYVQQVYANYQGQSMTPNFIEHCGFHDDEFNDRDDALHHCMLSNSIDQLTTIPFTVNEEDLDKGEDLFNKICQQKQKAGLDESGGAVEWGDEGELTFQTVIDKRDWPLKQQHQDSNSSDEDEDTREMNMEPDSTDPWGSSNDQFPSVLPRVNPWDVAPADPPEYAGGWANFDNFETTLNMEGLKISEPPNQVSELTSASSESPMIIESATSLEPLELTVTSESSTSINKIAEKILQLEETSVIEIVTIQEQSQKAQISHAPAKTQDTAVPSYWEIQKIPEQSTKDDGTTDEKTEDIEKALETAANIKKVPETIVNTEKSSVKCENIEKASEKSQSIDVVMKQGPNPVEKTSEKSSNEKSPDKQEKISENIPALETTIDSSSDVEPVVQTVPADSNKPDEPTKVEEPEKRDKPQTML; encoded by the exons TTTGAGCAGGCCTGAAATAATGAAGGAGTTGGTGACTCTTACAACGAAAGAGCCATCGACTGAAACTGATGAAAGGAGTCGTTACAAATATTCAAACATTGCCTGCGAATTACTCACTTGTAATGTTCCATCCTTGAACGAAAAACTTGCTGGTGATGAAACTCTGTTGGCGAAACTTTATTCTTTCCTTGACACGGATGAGCCTTTGAATCCGTTGCTCGCTTCGTTTTTCAGTAAAACAATCGGAGCTCTTCTTACACGAAGAAGCGATCAG AATTGGTATTCTTACCAATTCATGTGTTTCAACGTTTTAGAATTTACAAAGAGTCGCGAGAACTGTGTCGATCGATTGTTGCAGCATTTAGAAACATCTGCTATAATGGATTTGGTATTAAAACTTGTGACTAAAGTTGAAGGCAGCGATATGCGATTGAACGTACTTAAC TGGTTGGACAACGAAAAACTTGTGCAAAGGGTTATAAAGCTACTTTCACCCACAGTCAATTCTGAGAAACATGCGAATGCATCTCAATTGCTCTGTGATATGATTAAGTTGGCGCGATACTTCCGAATCACGTGCACCGAACGCACTGATCCTGATCCCATTTTAATTACGCTGGAGAA GGAGGATACTGTGAGTCTATTGTTTGAAACTATATTAACCGGTGAACCAGTCGAAAGTAGCATCGTTGGAGGTATCCAAGTTCTTTTGGTACTTTTGGGTCACGAAACAGCCAA CATTGGAAATGAAGAGGAAACACAAGGTAATGGTACTGGCGAAGAAATCACTAACAAGGAGAGTCGAATGAAAATCCAAAACGCCACACTGCCGTATTTGGAACCACTTCAAAAACTTCTACTGAACCCACCGCCT AAACCTCCTGTAAAAACAACAGCCGGCCTGTTGACTAGCCCCTTAGGAAATACTCGCCTTCATGTAGCAAAATTACTCGTTGCACTACTTTACAACGAAAACATTGGAATATTTAAGAGGCTTGCGCAACTTGGAACATTCCAGATATTGTTG gacttatttttcaaatattcctgGAACAATTTCCTGCACACTCAAGTAGAGCAATGTCTAGCATCAGTAATAAACAGCGAATGGGGGGAAAATGCTGAAACTGTTTATTCACAC ATGATCGTCGAGTGCAAATTGATAAGTCGCTTGTTGGATGCATGGAACCAAAATTCGAATACACA gAATAAGGAAACTAATGTCCGGCAGGGTTACATGGGACATCTTATTAAAATTGTTAGAAATATCGTTAAACAATGcaaaaagaatgaaattttggacgaatatttaaaaaccaatttAAGTGCGGAATGTGCCAAGCAGTGGGAGGAACTGATCACCACAGAATTGACAATGATCAGTAAAACTCAAGAGCTCGAATTG GGTGGCAAACCACAGCCGTACATGTCCGGGTCGGACGATCCCAACGACGAATACAATTCATATGGTCAGGATGCGTACGTGCAACAAGTTTATGCGAATTATCAAGGACAATCAATGACACCGAATTTCATAGAGCACTGTGGTTTCCATGACGACGAATTTAACGATCGAGACGATGCCTTACA CCACTGTATGCTTAGCAACTCAATCGACCAACTCACAACAATACCGTTCACTGTGAACGAAGAAGATCTTGATAAAGGCGAGGACCTGTTCAACAAA ATTTGTCAGCAGAAACAAAAAGCCGGCTTGGATGAAAGTGGTGGAGCCGTTGAATGGGGAGACGAGGGTGAATTAACATTCCAAACGGTCATAGACAAACGCGATTGGCCCTTAAAACAGCAACATCAGGATTCAAATTCCtcggacgaagacgaagataCTCGAGAAATGAACATGGAACCTGATTCGACAGATC CTTGGGGCTCATCGAATGATCAATTCCCAAGCGTTTTACCACGAGTAAATCCTTGGGACGTAGCACCCGCAGATCCGCCTGAATACGCAGGAGGTTGGGccaattttgataattttgagACAACGTTGAACATGGAAGGTTTAAAAATAAGTGAGCCGCCGAATCAAGTAAGCGAGCTCACTTCGGCTTCCTCCGAGTCTCCAATGATAATAGAATCTGCAACGTCGTTGGAACCTCTCGAATTAACAGTAACTTCGGAAAGCTCCAcgagtataaataaaattgcagaaaaaatattacaacTTGAAGAAACGTCGGTGATCGAAATTGTTACAATACAAGAGCAATCACAGAAAGCTCAAATATCTCATGCTCCTGCTAAAACTCAAGATACAGCTGTTCCGAGTTATTGGGAGATACAAAAAATCCCCGAGCAGTCCACCAAGGATGATGGGACAACAGATGAAAAGACAGAAGACATCGAAAAAGCGTTGGAAACTGCcgcaaatataaaaaaagtacCAGAAACAATTGTGAATACCGAAAAAAGCTCTGTAAAAtgtgaaaacattgaaaaagccTCAGAAAAATCGCAAAGCATCGATGTGGTAATGAAACAAGGTCCGAACCCTGTTGAAAAAACATCGGAGAAATCTTCGAACGAGAAAAGCCCTGACAAACAAgagaaaatttcggaaaatattCCTGCACTCGAAACAACTATCGATAGCTCATCGGACGTTGAACCCGTTGTACAAACAGTCCCTGCAGATTCGAACAAACCTGACGAACCGACAAAAGTCGAAGAGCCAGAAAAGCGAGATAAGCCACAAACGATGCTGTAA